In Strigops habroptila isolate Jane chromosome 4, bStrHab1.2.pri, whole genome shotgun sequence, a single genomic region encodes these proteins:
- the USP42 gene encoding ubiquitin carboxyl-terminal hydrolase 42 isoform X2: MTIVNKPKSSTSKSSSSRRPDKSNKPRTKKMTSRTANLGRVPPAEDPNKVSVDKGPGGSVYCRTSQKPKPFGQRELIVNDGIAPPQRILFPPEKICMDWQQTPNVGVGLQNLGNTCFLNSTLQCLTYTPPLANYMLSLEHTKSCHAKDFCMMCTLEAHINRVLCSSNNAIKPTSVISGLKRIGKHFRYGSQEDAHEFLSFTVDALQKACLNESTTLDVSSQATTLIYQIFGGYLRSQVKCLSCKAVSDRYEPFRDITLDIETATSVTEALEQFVKPEQLDGENSYKCSNCKNMVPASKRYTIHRSSKVLTISLKRFADFDGGKINKDVKYPEYLDLRAYMSQSTGEPLIYALYAVLVHSGFSCNAGHYICFVKAGNGFWYRMNDAIVERSDIKTVLNQQAYLLFYIRRYDLTLGERAFYLPAPSYPRSFLGQRGPNSKQAGFMGPRLPPHMIKNSSRLNGNGPLKEDTNTVGITIKRPSSAPLTACNQNWAITRPSTVDPSKAQKITISIHNILPERQTLSQPDCLTSALENEDLSKAVPSCSITDFFTADSTSSASTVAVATNISKQEVPDEMFVEPAVNVSPPLGSDTTVPYSAEPSGKSEASNGVFKMNCNISSNGIVIGKVVGTLQNSHSFCESAEEERSHHELPKDDSLNGAISLDTGSKQNGLKLDDFACQVQPAKPSEIFFAKTNGLLEPIPVAESPIPQEVILESLAYSHLNRLSEKTSVPAPQKSEGDRLMETVVTETVFVYEESRTPLSDFGCEVESPFTASDSETIATKEVAESITTKADNAHPSINGQHKVRKKSLDTEDEYLGQCESEDSRDKDKPRRPKEPALISKEDPSYIKGSPESEEKLGQTSSMKSDIECSPKKLASLDITDKCQDTKDISNNYVEVPPVNDSSITKLDKVLESQFSRQNEGLNNKKCEEDNRQKYEDKIYDSKKTDKEHYRKKRRYSDIEEKEKQSRSKTDDHSYKRRRSRSMETNKQYRHKQDYCNEGKYRPSQNERNSPNNGKSSGKYSPYRSRSRERTEQDRNRYYHSKGERTWSREISYQDEPRKWEKCRYYEDRYSVRGTGDGRESESSHFDKDFDKLSQFYTSRRDYPCKSRWAHNTHSREEGAHRFSSHRANFHHCSVPQQQSEKHSRERHAPPPASAQAKFDNSSWENEKLRLGKRKYSDTEGSESEMGKTSCKIDDQRMKNDRNVKKIKKSEDDYREEDYKLHDLHGLVFRIDNDNRKRKKKKKKKKHIRKLKDFSRCKAH; encoded by the exons ATGACCATAGTTAACAAGCCAAAATCTTCAACATCTAAAAGCTCGTCATCAAGGCGGCCTGACAAATCGAACAAACCCCGTACCAAGAAAATGACATCACGCACCGCAAACTTGGGCCGCGTACCACCGGCCGAAGATCCAAACAAGGTCTCTGTGGACAAAGGACCAGGAGGTTCTGTTTATTGTAGAACCTCTCAAAAACCTAAGCCTTTTGGCCAGAGAGAGCTAA TTGTTAACGATGGAATTGCCCCGCCACAAAGAATTCTTTTCCCACCTGAGAAAATTTGCATGGATTGGCAACAGACACCGAATGTTGGAGTTGGACTTCAGAACCTGGGCAATACATGTTTCCTTAATTCTACTCTGCAGTGTTTAACTTACACACCTCCTCTCGCCAATTACATGCTTTCTCTTGAACACACCAAGTCAT GTCATGCAAAAGACTTCTGTATGATGTGTACATTGGAAGCTCACATTAACCGGGTCCTGTGTTCCTCTAATAATGCTATCAAACCTACATCTGTTATCAGTGGCCTTAAAA GAATAGGAAAACATTTCCGTTACGGCAGTCAAGAGGATGCGCATGAATTCTTGTCCTTCACTGTTGATGCTTTGCAGAAAGCTTGCTTGAATGAAAGCACCAC ATTGGACGTATCTTCTCAAGCCACCACACTTATTTATCAAATATTTGGAGGCTATCTAAGATCCCAAG TAAAATGCTTGAGCTGCAAAGCCGTTTCGGATAGATACGAACCATTCCGCGATATTACTTTGGATATAGAG ACTGCTACATCTGTCACCGAGGCTCTAGAACAATTTGTGAAACCTGAACAACTGGACGGAGAAAATAGCTATAAGTGTAGCAA CTGTAAAAACATGGTTCCTGCCTCCAAGAGGTACACGATACATCGCTCCTCCAAAGTGCTCACAATATCACTGAAAAGATTTGCAGATTTTGATGGTGGAAAGATCAACAAG GATGTAAAATACCCTGAATATTTGGATCTTCGAGCATATATGTCCCAATCAACGGGAGAACCACTCATCTATGCTTTATATGCAGTTCTAGTTCattctggtttcagctgcaaTGCAGGACACTATATCTGCTTCGTAAAG GCCGGCAATGGATTTTGGTATCGAATGAATGATGCCATAGTGGAGCGTTCTGATATCAAAACAGTTCTCAATCAGCAagcttatttgcttttttatatcAG GCGCTACGATTTGACACTTGGAGAACGTGCTTTTTACTTACCAGCACCGTCTTATCCCCGTTCCTTCCTTGGTCAGCGGGGGCCTAATAGTAAGCAGGCTGGATTTATGGGACCACGACTTCCTCCTCATATGATTAAG aattcaaGTCGTTTAAATGGAAATGGACCCCTAAAAGAGGATACAAATACTGTTGGTATCACCATAAAAAGGCCATCTTCAGCTCCACTAACAGCTTGCAATCAAAACTGGGCAATTACCAGGCCTTCAACTGTGGATCCATCAAAAGCCCAGAAGATCACGATCAGTATTCATAACATACTGCCTGAGCGTCAGACGCTGTCACAACCTGACTGTCTTACCAGTGCTTTGGAGAATGAGGATCTCAGCAAGGCTGTTCCTTCATGCAGCATTACAGATTTTTTCACAGCAGATTCTACCTCGAGCGCATCTACAGTGGCAGTTGCTACTAACATTTCCAAACAGGAAGTTCCTGATGAAATGTTTGTAGAGCCAGCAGTGAATGTAAGTCCTCCACTCGGCTCCGATACTACGGTCCCTTACAGTGCAGAGCCTTCAGGAAAATCTGAGGCGTCGAATGGCGTGTTTAAAATGAATTGCAACATATCTTCCAATGGAATTGTGATTGGGAAGGTGGTCGGCACGTTGCAGAATTCCCATTCTTTCTGTGAGAGTGCTGAAGAAGAGAGATCCCATCATGAGCTGCCAAAAGACGATTCACTAAATGGTGCTATTAGTTTAGATACTGGCTCGAAACAAAATGGGCTGAAACTTGATGATTTTGCTTGCCAAGTCCAACCTGCTAAACCTTCTGagattttctttgctaaaacaAATGGATTGCTTGAACCA ATACCTGTAGCTGAGTCACCGATTCCTCAAGAAGTAATCTTAGAATCTCTGGCATACAGCCACCTGAACAGGTTGTCAGAGAAAACAAG tGTCCCTGCACCTCAGAAGTCTGAGGGTGATCGTCTTATGGAAACCGTAGTGACAGAAACAGTGTTTGTCTATGAAGAATCCAGGACGCCTCTTTCCGACTTTGGCTGTGAGGTTGAGAGTCCTTTTACTGCATCAGACTCTGAAACCATTGCTACCAAAGAAGTTGCTGAAAGTATTACAACAAAAGCTGATAATGCACATCCCAGTATCAACGGTCAGCACAAGGTCAGGAAAAAATCCTTGGACACTGAAGATGAATACCTTGGGCAGTGTGAGTCTGAAGACAGTAGAGACAAAGACAAACCAAGAAGACCAAAAGAACCTGCACTCATTTCAAAAGAAGATCCTTCGTATATCAAAGGGTCTCCTGAGAGCGAAGAGAAATTAGGGCAAACTTCCTCTATGAAGTCTGACATTGAATGTAGTCCTAAAAAACTTGCATCTCTAGATATTACAGATAAATGCCAAGATACAAAGGACATTTCTAATAACTATGTAGAGGTACCACCTGTTAATGACTCTTCTATTACAAAGCTGGATAAAGTTCTGGAGAGTCAATTCTCTAGACAAAATGAGGgactgaataataaaaaatgtgaagaGGATAATAGGCAAAAATATGAGGACAAGATATACGACTCTAAAAAAACTGACAAAGAGCACTACCGAAAGAAGAGACGATACTCTGACAttgaagagaaggagaagcaaagcaggagcaaaACAGATGATCATTCCTACAAAAGGAGGCGCTCTCGCAGCATGGAAACAAATAAGCAATATCGTCATAAGCAGGACTATTGCAATGAAGGCAAGTACAGACCTtcccaaaatgaaagaaacagtcCAAATAATGGCAAAAGCTCAGGAAAATACTCTCCTTATAGATCCCgaagcagagaaagaacagaacaagACAGGAACAGGTATTATCATTCTAAAGGAGAGAGAACCTGGAGCAGGGAAATATCCTATCAAGATGAACCACGGAAATGGGAAAAATGCAGATATTACGAGGATCGTTACTCTGTTCGTGGAACAGGAGATGGTAGAGAGAGCGAGTCCTCTCATTTTGATAAAGACTTTGACAAATTGAGTCAATTCTACACATCACGTAGGGATTATCCCTGCAAGAGCAGATGGGCTCACAACACACACTCCAGAGAGGAAGGAGCGCATCGCTTTAGCAGCCACAGAGCAAACTTCCATCATTGTTCAGTACCTCAGCAGCAGTCTGAAAAACACTCTCGTGAAAGGCACGCACCTCCACCTGCCTCAGCTCAGGCAAAATTTGACAACTCTTCCTGGGAAAATGAGAAACTTAGACTTGGCAAGAGGAAATACAGCGACACAGAAGGAAGCGAAAGCGAAATGGGAAAGACAAGCTGCAAGATAGATGACCAAAGAATGAAAAACGATAGGAACGTCAAGAAGATAAAGAAGTCCGAAGACGACTATCGAGAGGAGGATTACAA ACTTCACGATTTGCATGGCCTTGTGTTCCGCATTGACAATGACAATCGCAAAcggaagaaaaagaagaaaaagaagaaacacatcaGGAAACTGAAAGACTTCTCA agatgCAAAGCTCACTGA